AGGACGGCCCAATGTGCGCGGAATGTCTCGCCGCCGACCAAGAATGTGACGGGCGGGCAAcgggctccctccctcccggaTCTGGTGGCTATtgcagcggggggggggggggggagctccCTCCCTCCTGGATCTGGCGGTTGCGGCAGcgggctccctccctcccggaTCTGGCGGCGGGATTGGGATGGGCTCGACGagcttttttattttctttattttattatCTGAGGCGGGCAGCAAACTGCCTTGTAAAATAGGTGATTTACTGTGACCTTGCATCGAGGCGGTTGCAAAAAATGCCTTAGTTAATCGTTTTTACCAACCTCGCTTAAGATTTTTGTAGTAGCGATTGTTACCACATAGGGAATTGTAGAACTGGCTAAACTGAAGCACACCAATAGATGGATTTAGTGTTTTGATGCTACGCAACCATTTAAATGGAGAGAAACAGCTGTATAGACTTTCAAGTTTCAAATGGTTTGTTGTGTTCAAAAGACTAAACTTCCAAAATATCAAGAGTGCAAACTGTACATAATCAAGTAAACGCGTACTCTATCAAGTGTCAAAATCCATATCTGAGGATGAAACTTACCTGCAGATGCAGCTTGGACATCATCACTCATAGAGTCCCTGATGTGGAGGACAAGCCGCGTGGTGTAGTTCAGATGGACAGCATAGAAATCTTCGACAGCAATTAAAATGCTCGTATGTGCTACCTTGCCCACCGCTGTCCCCATATCGAGTATTACGCCTACATGGAACTCTTCTTCTTTGTATTCTATAGCATTTTGGGCAATTGTTGAGCTGAATGCCCAGAATAGGAACACGACGATCTTAACTCCTGTCTGCATCTCTTGAACTGCGACTTTTGCATATGGATTGTTCTGCACTAGTGCACTAGTTATAGATGCATAACTTGAGTCAAGTCTCTGTTAGACCACTAGTTCATTCTGATCAAAGTTTGTGTCTTCGTCGAAATTCCTATCAAGAATTCAATTGTTGCTCTCCCAGTTGAGGTTTTCTTCATGGCCAGTGGCTCGCTATCTTCTTAGTTTTCAAAGGCTCAACTACATAACAGTGATGTGTCATTGTATTGTGCAGTCTCATACTGGACCACAGGGATCTAAGTCCTCAAAGTTGAACGCTGGAGTCTCGTGTGGGTGCAAATGAAATTTCATTGTGATTTTCAGTAGGAGACCGGACTGCTCGCTCAGTGATAACGGTGTGAATCAGTCAGCGGTATTGGAGCCTTGACCTAACACGGTCTGAATAAACGGAAGGGCCAGTTTACATCCTTGAACTATCATATAAGTCAgatttcaaccttcaactacaaaaccggataacagAGACCATCCAACTATTGAAACTTGGCAAGTTTAGCCCTTAgggtggtttggtttttcattttataagttaaaaatattcaaatttaaactaaaaattcataagtaattcattttaaattaaaaaatatgaaaccaatatcaaaatttttctaaaaatataatctaTCTATTGGCACTCTAATTCTCAGTTATTTGATccaatttcttttattttcctaGTAATTATTTGGTTGTAGTTATGCTTCTTATTATTGACTAAATGAAATTCaaatatattaataatatataggctgcatttttagaaaaatctgggtacccatttcataattttccaatttaaaatgaattagttttgaatcGTGGAGGTAGCTTTTTTCATGTTGCACATTGATGAATTTGATGTTGCAATAGTGTTGTTTTGATGTTGCACGAATTTAAATGGATGTTACATAAAACAGAGCTATGATGTTGTGGTAGAAATTTATTCTTCTCATTCGGATATGTTTGATACATTTCAGTATGTGCTTTTGATGTTGCAAACATTGATATTTATGTTGCAAGAGTGCATTTTCAATATTACGACGGAGCGTCCGATGAGAGATTTCCCTTCAGACTTCCGGGCGCCAGCAGTACCAGCTCCATATATATAAATTCGCAATAAGCAAGGATGGGACGATTTTACTTTGGTTCATAACAACATATTATATTAATTTATGGCTAAATGTCAGCAaaacataaatgatttattaggtgaagaatagaaaaggaacATTGAAGTTACTAGTTCAGCATCATCATAAACGCCACCGAACCCTTTCTATTTAGAAATATATCTACATACAATGAGGCATTGAACCTCCATGAATCCATGATCACCCACTCACTACTTACCACAGCTGCCTACCACTTCACCTGCACCATTCTCGCTCCTACCTCTCTTCCAACCACCCAGCACTCAGCCTCCGATGATCAGGTGCACCGGTGCcatgggcggcagcggcgccgtcGTGAAGCCCCCGTCGCCGCGCCTCCTCTGCACGCTCATCTCGTGCGGCATTGCCAGCACCCTCGTCGCCGCTGCCCTGCTCGCCGTGACGCTGGCCGTCTACCGCGTCCGCGAGCCCGTGATGACGATGAACTCCATCTCCCTCAAggaccccggcgccgccgccgcgtattcctcgtcgccgtcctcgtcgacgccgccgccgctcccgagccTGACGGTGGTGGCGGACGTGTCGGTGAGGAACCCGAACGCGGCGTCGCTGCGGTACGGCGCAACGGAGACGTCGGTGTACTACCGCGCGCGGCAAGTCGGGGA
This window of the Panicum virgatum strain AP13 chromosome 1K, P.virgatum_v5, whole genome shotgun sequence genome carries:
- the LOC120651566 gene encoding uncharacterized protein LOC120651566, with product MIRCTGAMGGSGAVVKPPSPRLLCTLISCGIASTLVAAALLAVTLAVYRVREPVMTMNSISLKDPGAAAAYSSSPSSSTPPPLPSLTVVADVSVRNPNAASLRYGATETSVYYRARQVGEATGPPGTAPARRTVRMNVTVDVAVGALLGDPAFLGDVAAGAVAVATATRVRGRVAVLGGLVRRRVVLEMNCTATIAVADMSISDQSCEQRVRLR